A DNA window from Inquilinus sp. Marseille-Q2685 contains the following coding sequences:
- a CDS encoding PA0069 family radical SAM protein — protein sequence MPIKPPELDELADRPRKGRGAVSNRTGRFEAATRHRVDDGWAGPAPGDEDVEPPLRTQLHVDTARTIITRNDSPDIMFDRSINPYRGCEHGCIYCFARPTHAWLGLSPGLDFETQLFYKPDAPELLEAELRRPGYVPAVMAMGTNTDPYQPVERELKLTRRVIEVLSRFNHPLGIVTKSALIARDIDLLAPMAAKGLAAVCISLSTLDRELARTLEPRAATPPRRLETMRQLTQAGIPVIVLTSPMIPGLNDHSLEQVLEAAVKAGATAAGWTLLRLPLEIAGLFEEWLQAHAPDRAGRVMSLIRQTRGGRLYKSGWGERHRGEGPVADLIRARFNHAVRRLGLDRKRWTLDTTQFSPPSRPGDQLRLF from the coding sequence ATGCCGATCAAGCCACCCGAACTCGACGAGCTGGCCGACCGGCCGCGCAAGGGGCGCGGCGCGGTCAGCAACCGCACCGGCCGCTTCGAGGCCGCGACCCGGCACCGGGTCGACGACGGCTGGGCGGGCCCCGCGCCGGGGGATGAGGACGTGGAGCCGCCGCTGCGCACGCAGCTGCATGTCGACACCGCCCGCACCATCATCACCCGCAACGATTCGCCGGACATCATGTTCGACCGGTCGATCAATCCCTACCGTGGCTGCGAGCACGGCTGCATCTACTGCTTCGCCCGGCCGACCCATGCCTGGCTGGGCCTGTCGCCCGGCCTCGATTTCGAGACCCAGCTCTTCTACAAGCCGGACGCGCCGGAACTGCTGGAGGCCGAATTGCGGCGGCCCGGCTATGTCCCGGCGGTGATGGCGATGGGCACCAACACCGACCCCTACCAGCCGGTCGAGCGCGAGCTGAAGCTGACCCGCCGGGTGATCGAGGTGCTGTCGCGCTTCAACCATCCTCTCGGCATCGTCACCAAATCGGCGCTGATCGCCCGCGACATCGATCTCCTGGCGCCGATGGCGGCCAAAGGGCTGGCGGCCGTCTGCATCTCGCTGTCGACGCTCGATCGCGAGCTGGCGCGGACGCTGGAGCCGCGGGCCGCGACTCCGCCGCGGCGGCTGGAGACGATGCGCCAGCTGACCCAGGCCGGCATCCCGGTCATCGTGCTGACCTCGCCGATGATCCCGGGCCTCAACGACCATTCGCTGGAGCAGGTGCTGGAGGCCGCGGTGAAGGCGGGCGCCACGGCGGCGGGCTGGACCCTGCTGCGGCTGCCGCTGGAGATCGCCGGGCTGTTCGAGGAGTGGCTCCAGGCGCATGCGCCGGACCGGGCGGGTCGGGTGATGTCGCTGATCCGCCAGACCCGCGGCGGCCGGCTTTACAAGTCCGGCTGGGGCGAGCGGCATCGCGGCGAGGGGCCGGTGGCGGATCTGATCCGCGCCCGCTTCAACCACGCCGTCCGCCGGCTCGGCCTCGACCGCAAGCGCTGGACCCTCGACACCACCCAGTTCTCCCCGCCGTCGCGGCCGGGCGACCAGTTGAGGCTGTTCTGA
- the rpsT gene encoding 30S ribosomal protein S20 gives MANHKSAEKRIRQTERRTLVNRNRVSRIRTFVKKVEAAIESGDKAAAAEAFKAAQPELHRGVTKGVLQKNTVARKLSRLSGRIKAL, from the coding sequence ATGGCCAACCACAAGTCCGCCGAGAAGCGCATCCGCCAGACCGAGCGCCGCACGCTGGTCAACCGCAATCGCGTCAGCCGCATCCGCACCTTCGTCAAGAAGGTCGAGGCGGCGATCGAGTCCGGCGACAAGGCCGCCGCGGCAGAGGCGTTCAAGGCGGCGCAGCCGGAGCTGCATCGCGGCGTCACCAAGGGCGTGCTGCAGAAGAACACGGTCGCGCGCAAGCTGTCGCGCCTGTCCGGCCGCATCAAGGCCCTCTGA